The following are encoded in a window of Cucurbita pepo subsp. pepo cultivar mu-cu-16 chromosome LG12, ASM280686v2, whole genome shotgun sequence genomic DNA:
- the LOC111806409 gene encoding stachyose synthase-like, with translation MSSNYFDLSNGNINVKGVPLLLDVPSNVFFSPFSSVRSSDAPLPLLQRVHALSHKGGFLGFDQSQSQPSDRLINSLGKFEGRESLSIFRFKTWWSTMWVGSSGSDIQMETQWVILNVPELRSYVVIIPIIEGSFRSALHPGTDGHVMIWAESGSTQVKASRFDAIAYIHVCDNPYNLMKEAYAAIRVHLNTFRLLEEKSVPDLVNRFGWCTWNAFFLNVNPVGVWHGVNDFTEGGVSLRFLIIDDGWQSINADGEDPHRDMKHIVLGSNQMTARLYKFEECDKFGKYKGGTMLGPNAPPFDPKKPKLLISKSIEIDNAEKDRDNAIQSGVTDVSKLEAKIQKLKQELMDIFGNDQDEEENNRNGNRCYKGDDMGMKAFTRDLRTKFKGLDDIYVWHALAGAWGGVRPGSTHLKSKITPLKSSPGLDGTMTDLAVVKVIEGKIALVHPDQAYDLYDSMHSYLSKAGITGVKVDVIHTLEYVAEEYGGRVDLAKVYYKGLTDSIVKNFKGTNLISSMQQCNDFFFLGTKQNSIGRVSDDFWFHDPHGDPTGVYWLQGVHMVHCAYNSMWMGQIIQPDWDMFQSDHMCAKFHAGSRAICGGPVYVSDSVGGHDFDLIKKLAYPDGTIPRCQHFALPTRDCLFKNPLFDNKTVLKIWNLNKYGGIIGAFNCQGAGWDRKEKRIKGHPECYKPISTTVHVNDVEWDQKPETAPMGNSVEYIVYLNQAEEILHTTPKSKPLELTLQPSTFELFNFIPLKKLDSNLKFAPIGLTNMFNSSGTIQHLKYNENGAELKVKGGGNFLAYSSRSPKKCISNGMEVEFEWDSKGKLSIDLPWIEEVGGVSNLDIVF, from the exons ATGTCTTCCAACTACTTTGATCTTTCAAATGGGAACATCAATGTAAAAGGAGTTCCCTTGCTATTAGACGTCCCAAGCAACGTCTTTTTCAGTCCTTTTTCTTCGGTACGATCCTCCGATGCGCCACTTCCTCTGCTCCAACGAGTCCATGCTCTGTCTCATAAGGGTGGATTTCTTGGTTTCGAccaaagtcaaagtcaacctTCTGATAGGCTGATCAATTCTCTGGGAAAGTTTGAGGGTAGAGAGTCGTTAAGTATCTTTAGATTCAAAACATGGTGGTCGACCATGTGGGTTGGGAGTTCTGGATCGGATATTCAAATGGAAACTCAATGGGTCATTTTGAATGTCCCTGAACTAAGGTCATATGTCGTTATCATACCTATTATAGAAGGGAGTTTCAGATCTGCCCTTCATCCTGGGACCGATGGGCATGTCATGATTTGGGCGGAAAGTGGCTCAACTCAAGTGAAAGCATCGAGATTTGATGCCATAGCTTACATTCATGTGTGTGATAATCCGTACAATCTAATGAAAGAAGCTTATGCTGCTATTAGAGTCCATTTGAATACTTTTAGGCTGTTGGAAGAGAAGAGTGTGCCAGATTTGGTGAATAGATTTGGTTGGTGTACTTGGAATGCATTTTTCTTGAATGTCAATCCCGTGGGAGTTTGGCATGGTGTGAATGATTTTACTGAAGGTGGAGTCTCGTTGAGGTTTCTCATCATTGACGATGGGTGGCAGAGTATCAATGCAGATGGCGAAGACCCACATCGAGATATGAAACACATTGTTTTAGGTTCAAATCAGATGACGGCTAGACTTTACAAATTTGAAGAGTGTGACAAGTTCGGGAAGTACAAAGGTGGGACTATGTTGGGTCCAAATGCTCCACCATTTGATCCCAAGAAGCCGAAGTTGTTGATCTCAAAGTCGATCGAGATTGATAACGCTGAGAAAGATAGAGATAATGCCATTCAATCTGGAGTTACTGATGTGTCTAAGTTGGAAGCCAAAATTCAGAAATTGAAGCAAGAGTTGATGGATATTTTTGGGAATgatcaagatgaagaagaaaacaaccgTAATGGAAACCGTTGTTACAAAGGCGATGACATGGGAATGAAGGCTTTCACAAGAGATTTGAGGACAAAATTCAAAGGTTTGGATGATATATATGTTTGGCATGCTCTTGCTGGTGCTTGGGGCGGTGTAAGGCCGGGTTCTACCCATCTCAAATCTAAGATAACTCCCCTCAAATCCTCTCCTGGACTTGACGGGACAATGACAGACCTAGCAGTTGTAAAGGTCATTGAAGGCAAGATTGCCCTCGTTCATCCTGATCAGGCCTACGATCTATATGATTCCATGCATTCGTACCTTTCTAAAGCTGGGATTACAGGAGTGAAAGTTGACGTTATACAT ACTCTAGAATACGTCGCAGAGGAATATGGAGGAAGAGTTGATCTTGCGAAGGTATATTATAAGGGTTTGACCGACTCTATTGTGAAGAACTTCAAAGGGACTAACCTTATCTCGAGTATGCAACAATGCAAcgatttcttcttcctcggaACAAAGCAAAACTCCATAGGAAGAGTTA GTGATGATTTTTGGTTCCATGATCCACATGGTGATCCTACGGGTGTATATTGGTTACAAGGTGTTCATATGGTCCATTGTGCATACAATAGCATGTGGATGGGGCAGATCATACAGCCTGATTGGGACATGTTCCAATCAGACCATATGTGTGCTAAATTCCATGCAGGATCAAGAGCCATCTGTGGGGGACCTGTGTATGTGAGTGATTCAGTGGGTGGCCACGACTTTGATCTCATAAAGAAACTTGCATATCCTGATGGAACAATTCCCAGATGCCAACATTTTGCCCTCCCCACTCGAGATTGCCTCTTCAAGAATCCTTTATTTGACAACAAAACTGTTCTCAAGATATGGAACCTTAACAAG TATGGAGGTATTATTGGAGCTTTCAACTGCCAAGGAGCAGGTTGGGACCGTAAAGAGAAAAGAATCAAGGGACATCCAGAGTGCTACAAGCCAATATCCACAACAGTACACGTAAACGATGTGGAATGGGACCAAAAACCAGAAACAGCCCCAATGGGAAATTCCGTTGAATACATTGTGTATCTAAACCAAGCTGAGGAAATTCTCCACACTACCCCGAAATCTAAACCGCTAGAACTAACCCTTCAACCATCGACATTCGAGCTCTTCAATTTCATACCCCTCAAAAAGCTAGATTCCAACCTCAAATTCGCTCCTATAGGCCTGACGAACATGTTCAACAGTTCCGGAACGATTCAACATTTGAAATACAACGAAAACGGAGCGGAACTGAAAGTAAAAGGAGGAGGAAATTTCCTGGCTTACTCGAGTAGGTCGCCGAAGAAGTGCATTTCGAACGGAATGgaagttgaatttgaatgggATTCGAAAGGAAAGCTGAGTATTGATCTTCCATGGATCGAAGAAGTTGGTGGAGTTTCTAATTTGGATATTGTCTTTTGA
- the LOC111806611 gene encoding stachyose synthase-like: protein MAPPNDTATLNSSVLKSDSLENLIDVSDGKLNVKGVPLLSDVPTNVFFSPFSSICQSSDAPLPLLQRVHTLSHKGGFLGFHQSNPSDRLTNSLGKFKGREFVSVFRFKTWWSTMWVGNSGSDLQMETQWVILNVPEINSYVVIIPIIEGSFRSALHPGTDGQVLICAESGSTHVKASSFDAIAYVHVSDNPYNLMKEAYAAIRVHLNTFRLLEEKPVTHLVDKFGWCTWDAFYLTVDPAGIWSGLNEFVEGGISPRFLIIDDGWQSINMDGDDPTRDTKNLVWGGTQMTSRLYSFEECEKFRKYKGGCLLEPNAPSFDPMKPKLLMNKAIEIDEVGKNRDKAIRSGITDVSQFETKIQKLKEELNEIFERYEEQSSATSKDGDEFGLKAFTRDLRTRFKGLDDVFVWHALAGAWGGVRPGSTHLNSKLTPCKLSPGLDGSMEDLAVVKIIEGSIGLVHPDQADDFFDSMHSYLSKVGVTGVKVDVMHTLEYVSEEYGGRVDLAKAYYNGLSNSLLKNFKGTGLFSSMQQCNDFFYLGTKQISIGRVGDDVWVQDPQGDPMGAYWLQGVHMIHCAYNSMWMGQMIQPDWDMFQSNHLCASFHAASRAICGGPVYVSDSVGGHNFDLIKQLVYPDGTIPRCQYFALPTRDCLFKNPLFDNKTILKIWNLNKYGGVIGAFNCQGAGWDPKEQRIRGRPECYKPTSTTVHIKDVEWDQKPEAAPMGNFVEYVVYLNQAGQIVHMTSKSEPLELTLQPSTFELFNFIPIKKLSSNIKFAPIGLTNMFNSSGTIQHLKYNEKGVELKVKGVGNFLAYSSGSPKKCLSNGMDVKFEWNSDGKLSFELPWIEEVGGVSNLDIFF from the exons ATGGCACCTCCAAATGACACAGCCACCTTAAACTCCTCTGTTCTCAAATCCGACAGCTTGGAGAACCTTATTGATGTTTCAGATGGGAAGCTCAATGTCAAAGGCGTTCCATTGCTGTCGGATGTCCCAACCAATGTGTTTTTCAGCCCCTTCTCTTCCATATGCCAATCCTCCGATGCCCCACTTCCTCTGCTCCAACGAGTGCATACTCTGTCCCATAAGGGCGGATTTCTTGGCTTTCATCAATCGAACCCTTCTGATAGGCTGACCAATTCCTTGGGAAAATTCAAGGGTAGGGAGTTTGTGAGCGTCTTCCGGTTCAAAACATGGTGGTCGACCATGTGGGTCGGGAATTCCGGGTCTGATTTACAAATGGAAACTCAATGGGTCATCCTAAATGTCCCTGAGATAAACTCCTATGTCGTTATCATTCCCATTATCGAAGGCAGTTTCAGATCTGCCCTTCATCCTGGAACCGATGGACAAGTCTTGATATGCGCTGAAAGTGGCTCAACTCATGTGAAAGCATCGAGCTTTGATGCTATAGCCTACGTTCATGTGTCTGACAATCcctataatttaatgaaagaGGCTTATGCTGCTATTAGAGTCCATTTAAATACGTTCAGACTCTTGGAAGAGAAGCCTGTTACACATCTAGTGGACAAATTCGGTTGGTGCACTTGGGATGCTTTTTACTTAACGGTTGATCCTGCTGGGATTTGGAGTGGTCTAAATGAGTTTGTTGAAGGCGGCATCTCGCCGAGGTTTCTCATCATTGACGATGGGTGGCAGAGCATCAACATGGATGGCGATGACCCGACTCGAGATACGAAGAATCTTGTTTGGGGTGGAACTCAAATGACTTCGAGGCTTTATAGCTTTGAAGAATGtgaaaaatttagaaagtaTAAAGGTGGGTGTTTGTTGGAACCGAATGCTCCATCGTTTGATCCAATGAAGCCGAAGTTGTTGATGAACAAGGCAATTGAGATTGATGAGGTTGGAAAAAACAGAGACAAGGCCATTAGATCTGGAATCACTGATGTCTCTCAATTTGAGACCAAAATTCAAAAGCTAAAGGAAGAATTGAATGAGATTTTCGAGAGATATGAAGAACAAAGTAGTGCTACAAGCAAGGATGGTGATGAGTTTGGACTAAAGGCTTTCACAAGGGACTTGAGGACAAGATTCAAAGGTTTGGATGATGTATTTGTTTGGCATGCTCTGGCTGGTGCTTGGGGTGGTGTAAGGCCTGGCTCTACACATTTGAATTCCAAGCTAACTCCTTGCAAGCTTTCTCCTGGCCTCGATGGCTCGATGGAGGATCTTGCTGTCGTGAAGATCATCGAAGGTAGCATTGGACTCGTTCATCCTGACCAAGCTGACGATTTCTTTGATTCCATGCATTCCTATCTTTCTAAAGTTGGGGTTACAGGTGTGAAAGTTGATGTGATGCAT ACTCTGGAGTATGTCTCGGAGGAATATGGAGGGAGAGTTGATCTTGCAAAGGCTTATTATAACGGTCTCTCCAACTCCCTCTTGAAGAACTTCAAAGGGACTGGACTCTTCTCTAGTATGCAACAATGCAATGATTTCTTCTATCTTGGTACAAAGCAAATCTCCATCGGAAGAGTCG GTGATGATGTTTGGGTTCAAGATCCACAAGGTGATCCCATGGGTGCGTATTGGTTACAAGGAGTTCATATGATTCACTGTGCATACAACAGCATGTGGATGGGGCAGATGATACAGCCTGATTGGGACATGTTCCAATCAAACCATTTATGTGCCAGTTTTCATGCAGCATCAAGAGCCATTTGTGGGGGTCCTGTTTATGTTAGTGACTCAGTGGGCGGCCATAATTTTGATCTCATAAAGCAGCTCGTCTATCCTGATGGAACTATTCCAAGATGCCAATATTTTGCCCTCCCCACTAGAGACTGCCTTTTCAAGAATCCTTTATTTGACAACAAAACTATTCTCAAGATATGGAATCTTAACAAG TACGGAGGTGTAATTGGAGCTTTCAACTGCCAAGGAGCAGGATGGGATCCTAAAGAGCAGAGAATCAGGGGACGTCCAGAATGTTACAAGCCAACGTCCACAACAGTACATATCAAGGATGTGGAATGGGACCAAAAACCAGAAGCAGCCCCAATGGGAAATTTCGTCGAATATGTTGTGTACTTGAACCAAGCCGGGCAAATTGTCCACATGACTTCAAAATCTGAACCACTAGAACTAACCCTTCAACCCTCTACATTCGAGCTCTTCAATTTCATACCCATAAAAAAGCTAAGCTCCAACATCAAATTCGCTCCTATTGGCCTGACAAACATGTTCAACAGTTCTGGAACTATTCAACATCTGAAATATAACGAAAAGGGAGTGGAACTAAAAGTGAAAGGAGTAGGAAATTTCTTGGCTTACTCAAGTGGGTCGCCGAAGAAGTGCCTTTCGAACGGAATGGACgtgaaatttgaatggaatTCTGATGGAAAGCTGAGTTTTGAGCTTCCATGGATTGAAGAAGTGGGTGGAGTTTCAAATTTggacattttcttttga